CTGTTCTCCTTTTGCATTACCACAgtgctacagcacacacagtcatacacgtacacacacgcacacaaattaATGCCATAAAATATGGAGAACAACTCCACTGAAacattcattgtttaatatACTGATTCCAACGCTAGGTTGCAACCATCAgaattttaaatgcaagaaacgaaaatgatttttttctccgCACTGCATCTGCAGCGCCGTGCACATCTCCTCCGGTCGGCTCAGCAGTCACACCAGCAACATCCACCGAGCCCTCATCTCATAAGCGGACCGCAGCCACAGGGTATCTCTCATCTTCACCACCAACGGCCACTAACGATAACAAGTAACGTTCATGTAAAGGAAGCGGCTAAATGTTCaacttcacagaaaaaaaatagttgaagcaacaacaacaacaataataataataataataattgtaataagcCTTCTTCATCATCTTTaacttattattgttattgttgttgctgttgttgttgttgttagtagtaacatgtgacatggttacaatGTTTTTCtattgacacattttatgaaacaattcccccttttctcaaaactattaacacaatcccaaaactacACATCAGCCAGTACAAACCTCAAACATTCATGCCAAACTCAAATTATCTTCTCAAAAGCATATACTCTCCCATCAAAATTAAACTGACTTCATATGGCACACTTAAGCCATCAAAATCACAGACAATGTAGATTACCCGTAACACACCAGTGAGTTAAATTCAAAGCACTActgcaaaaaccttttatagCAGTGAGTCTGGAGTTGCAactttccaaatattttatttgcagtactggaaagtgaaatactgtacagtatacagtacacatcaccgttgaaggaacaaaaaaagtagTAATTTCAAGAGAGTAGTATTCAAAAAAAGGAACTCAAAAGTATgtgcagcacaaaaaaaaaaaaaaaaaactgcaatttaGAGAAGTTCACACACTACTCAGCATCGTCAGCTTGATCGGCGTCTTGTCTGTGGGCTGGGTCAGGCCACAAAATTTCATCCACATCACACATGATGTTAGCTCGTGCAAGGCAGCGGGGGAAATATGCCCTGGTATGCCTAATCCACCCTTGGATGGATTCAAGTGCAATATCTCCACAGGCCTCCTCCATGGCCTGCAGTTTTTGGACCTTGAGAAAGGTGTGCTAcctgagtttaggttgtgatgacttgagttaaatgttttgactagtgtttgttgcatgaacacagtgtgtaaccagtgattcatgagggcatttgtttgtagagatttgcagaaaaagtttgacaatttgcagcatgtgttaaaacaagtgaaaagtgtttttagTTTTGAGAGATGTGTTGGTCCTCTGAGAGCTGAAGTAATCATTTGGGAGTTTTTGCTAAAAGatccagttttagtgtgtaagCAATCGAGAAAAACTGTAAGAAATAATGCAGTTTTGGAccaccattattattttttatttaaaaaagtagtGTATCAGCATCAGTAATGCTGGCATGCTGTGGCGTGGTGATGTGACAGAGAAATATCCCGCTCAGTTTAAAtcgcatgcccccccccccccccttttgtgttgttgctgctgttgtaaGTTTTTCAGAACTCACAGTCGTCCTGATGACATCTGGGGCActgttgctgctgttggtgGCTGTTGCCGTGGTCACCTGGAAGCTGTGGAAGAAACACGGTGAGCATCCCCACAAAGCATGCTGGGTGTCAAAAAACACTGTGGGTGCTGCATGCGTGATCAGTCAGCACAGCGTTAGCGAATCGCGGTACGCAGAGTCACAAGAATTTCACAGGAAGTAGGGGATCTCgtgtggggcgtgggggggcggggggcggcgtTGTCTCACACCTCTTGTCACGATCGAGTGCTCTTGTCACAGCTCGTTGTTCGTCTCCTTCGCAGGAGAGAGCGCCCGGGCGAACGCAGGAGCGAGAGAGGGCGGGACGAGCGAGCTGACGGTGCGTGGCTTGAGAGGGCCGGCGGTCGAAGGCAGTCACTGTCTGCCAGTCAAAAGTCAATCGGGAACACGAGCCCGAACCACAGAACGAGCTGCAGAGCTGCATAACGGACACGGCTGAGCGCTGACTCTGGTCGTGTGGAAGAAATTACTGCCCACAATAAAACGTCTAAGTTGTGTATTCAGGTGAAAGAAGCCCATGTACAAACATTCTGCACTTACCAAGCTGAACTAAATTCTGACACtgacttgttccccatgacctcagttttccaacaatacaaaacatgactacattgtattatggagaacctaagttTCACATAATGCTGACACAATCTGATGTTTTGCAACCGACTTACTGCCTCTTCTTCACACTTGTTGACTTCTGTGAACAGTAGCTTGACGCTGCTTCACGATTACGTGGAAATGAGCTCGCTTGCTTGTTCCTGGTCCACCAGTCGAATGGCCCTACTGTACGATGTGAAAGGTCTTTGCAGATGGACCAGCCATTATGATGAGTTCCACGTTGTGTCTCTCTCCTGGCAGACCGTCCACCCTGAAGAGGAAGtgacctacagcacagtgttcacCAATGCACGGTCATCATCACGCAGAATGAATTCACCTCAGTCTCAGGTTGGGTAGCGTTTGGGTTTCTCACACGTTTTTTTTGCAGAGAATCGCACTGTTAACAGTCAGTCTCATCTCTTCCTTCCTACAGATCTTTAGagatcttttcttttttttctctttctttcactgaaTTTACTTTTTGGTTAATGTTATAGCTACGGCTGTGTATGACAAGTTATCTGTCTGATTGTAGCTTCTTCCCTTACAATccaaattgttgtttgttaggCAAATAGTAAAGCTAATAATCAATAACTGTACATGGGATTACGAAAGATTATTAGTGATTATGGGACTCTGTACCTCTGTGGTGATACTGCATTTTTGTACACCTGAGGGTAACAATAACGGTCTCCACTGCTGTTcttcgctctggataagagcatctgctaaatgattgtcgtgtgatgtgatgtaaacCCTGGTCAGTAACAGAAACTTGTTCCCTCTCACTGTTCCAGCCATCTGAGAACCCTGCAGGTGAGGTCATGTACTGCTCAGTCATCCTGCAAAATCCACAGGTGAGTCTGTTCACCGTGTTTCAGCATCAGGACACATAGCCAGCAGGTGTCTGTAGATTAGCTGGCGCCCACTGGGAAAGGTGAACACGTGCGTATGATCACCAGTAGCTCAATGTTGATTTCCTGCTTTTCCGTCCACACCCGAAACACACGGTATGCTTACCCAGAGTTTCAGCATCCACAGAGCTGCATTGCACCTGGAACAGCTATCTAAACCCGCGAAATAAGGATTAGCCACTCAAGTTGCAATGCAGTTCTGCGGTCCATGCGTTTGAACCCAAAGTTTCGACTCCAGCTAAGCACTCTCCTGTCGACCCAGAGAACTAGGTCAGTTCTGATTGCAGTTGATTGTAAATTTTTTTAACCGAATATGTTGCGTTacaatatataaacacaagTCTTTTTAAAATAGTCTTATTGCCTATGACCCTAAGGCCTTAATACCTATAtccagagtaaaaaaaaacgtacaGTAATATTGTGAGCAGAAACTGCTGCCATACTCAACTTTTACCGTGCTTTACCCCAAACCTTTCAGCACAGACTGGCACGGAGTGGCTTCAGTAAAGGGTTTGCAACTGCCGTCTAACAAAGAAGGATGTTAGTCTGTTACTCTGGGTCTGGTTCCTGAGTATCGGAACTACAGTAAAGCGGGAACTTCTTGCATGGCAGACTCTCTCTACATCCTCATATTCCACAGATGGGTCacacagaaaattaaattaatcattcAGTGATTATACACTGAATACACTTGAATCACGTATGCTATTATTACAGGGATAATGTGTCGGGGAGTACAGAAACGGTTGATCTGAATGCTTTTGGGTGCTGATATGGGGGCATTTATTCTTCATTCCATTCATGGGCATTTCTGACATGATGCGGCCTCAGGATAAATCATTCCTCAAAAGACAACTGAAGTTTCCAGTTAAGAGTAATTAACGGCCTGTTGTGGGATTAAAACAAATTCTGGGTGAAATGCCTTGCAGTTTTGCCCTTCACCCAAGAAATATCAACCCCCTGAACGGAATGGAATACATATCTTAGGACTCCTGCATTTATGTTCAGTCCGTCATATCTTTACATacttctctttatttctctttttataattcgtttttttttttagttgttgcCTTGAATGGTGCTCATATGAGGACTGAAATTATCTTGGatgtctatgtgtgagtgttccATATCTGTTCAGTAGGGGGCAGCAACGCGACTAAAGATGATAGTCCCAACAGGAATTCTGTCGACGCGCACAAGGAAAAGTGGGCCGTGTTCCAGAACGTCAAATCAAGCCCTTTCCCCCCTATTCAAATGTTTGACTCTGCTGACCTCTGCTGGACGAAAAAGACACCTTCAGTTTCATCACTAGATGATCTACATTGATGCCCTCTGCTGGACCTCTGCTCAAATCTTTGCTAggagattaatttttttaatgaaaaaaaaaaaaaaaaacatggtgtaTGTTACTGGAACTAAAGAGAAAATCAGGAGAGATCAATATTTACGATGTACGTTACATTACATCTCATCGCAATAATTTGCTGGACACGGATGAACAGTAGTAAAGAATATGAGCGTTGCCCTCAGGAATACAAGAATGTGGTATCCCCAAAATGGTACCGGGGCCCACTCATaatcacaaaatgtaatgtaaacacagAAGACAATAATTTGTATCGTAGcagttaatatatttttatttaaaaaataataaaagcatgaCCATGTCCCAAATCTGTCTGCGTGGTATTCATTGACCTGTTCGTGTTTCACATACTTTCCGTGATCAGAATAGCTCCAGGTTTCACCAGAAAGAGAGGTTGCTATAAAattgtaatgtacagtatgtgtacagtaatgcTTTCACAGAAATGGCTTCAAACCGTCAGTACAATTTACTGTGTTCTTTGCTGTGTTTAGGAGAGGACTTAACCTAGGGGTGGAAGGAGAGGCcagtatttattatatttatttgtatctgaatttgttcaaacgaaaaaattatttgcatttgtctttgtattcGGACGTGGGTGGAGTTTAACACAGAAGCTGtattaaatgccaaaaatccAATATTTTCACCATTACAGtcactggcactgctattgCTGAGATATTAAGGCACAttaaagtcatggttttacaatgacatcaataataatccagtttaacaacaggtgatttgctttttaaagctgcatttaacaaacaatgactgatatgtgatttttttaaaagcattttattacatCGCTTTTCTTATGGTGATTCTGAATGAAGGAATTACGGCAGATCTATCCAGGAATAATGGCAGAAATAATAACGTAATTCGGAAACTGAGAAAGGAAGAGTCGTATGCAGGATTTATAGGACTGGTGTATTATTTATGCTAGCTGATGTTTGTCAAACCTCAGCATTCGCAATAAACTAGTTTGTggatatttccaaaaaaaaaactaaaggaaGGCAATGGAGCCAAAGTTTGAAGCTATTAATTTTGCGTGGTATTGCGTACGTCAATGCTGACGAAAAATATCCATTTAAAAGCGTTTGCGGatgacaaattaattaaatacatgttcaattaaatgcatttttgatcGTTGTTTCCCTGCAGCGAAGTAGCATcgaacaccacacaacaccacgATAGTTCATTCGTCGACCTTCCACTATAACTTATGAGCACGCTGATGTTCATCACACTTCAGCGGGAAAACAACGGTAGCACATGGAGTCATATTACAGTCTCGCACATTTGACCCTCTCACTGAGAAATCAAAAGCCTTTAAATTTGCTTTCTCAATATACGGTATGAAACTGTTTTTGAGTGTAGTTTGTTTATGATTAACTGTTGCTCAGTAGAAATGATGCTGAAGATTCTATTTCAGACGTTAGCGTTCCACCATGCAGCGAGCCGTCCCTTATGACGTCAtctctacctgtgtgtgtatgggcatcgCTCTGTGACGTAACACTCCCAATGCCAGTATTCGTATATATGTGCCACGACGCAGGCCATTCCATTTAGATTGTTTTCTGAAGTCGCTTGGGATTGCATTACTGAACTACAATTGTACTGAAATACCTGAAATCCGGTTTTTGAGTCCACATCATGGACCCAAAAAATAACCCTCTCCATGGGGATTCGGAGGTAAATTCATAGAGTCCGGTGGTAACTTTTAAAGCTTGTAATATGTATTATATTAAATCACGAGTTTCCCACGAGTCTAGAATAACGGTGTTACAAGTTAAAAAATCTAGAAATAATACACGAATTCACAGCTGCAAGTAAGAACTAATTTATTGACACaaccttaaaaaagaaaaaccaactTAATATAAAAGGTGTTTAAATCATAATGAATATTTTGCAACGATAAAACAAGGAACCCTCGGTATCTGCAAATTTTGTCATTTCCAATCAGTTTTAATTTAGGCCTGTGAAATATGTATATGTGGACATATGGGGATTCTTTGAAACTGAGCACTTGAAACtgaccagcagacactgtgggcCCTCCAAGGTTTCAGTTTTGAGACCCCTGGTCTTAAATCCAAATTTGCGCTTGTGTACCTGATGTAGGCTAGTCGAACGTTATGATTTCAGGATTTTGGGTGGAGTCGGGCAGAGGCGCAGTTGGAGCACGCTCTGACCCTGCAAGCACAGTCTCTGATGATGCTGGAGGCCTTCATCATTGGGATGGTGGAGAAGGAGGTTGAGGGAAAAATGGCCACCATCTTTGAGAGAAATTGTAAAACTGAAGACCTTGGGAGTTCTGAGGTAACTATGAAAGCTAAGCTTTACTATATATTCATAAATGCATCTTTGTGCCCATATTTCCCATCAGTCAGTATTGAGTTATGGTGTTACATAAATGGGTACAAATAGCCAAATTTCGATGTTGGAAATCAATGAACTGAGCACTTGAAACAAGACCCAAAGACCAGCAGACACCGTGGCCCTCCGGGGTTCGagttttgagtttgagttttttaATTTGCGTCCGTATGCCTGATGCAGTCAAACATTTCTGATTTCAGGAGCAGGATTTTATTGGCAGCTGGGAGGCGCAGCAGCGGGACCGCGCTCAGTCCCTGGCTGGACCATCGCCGAAAGCGCTGGTGGCCTTCATCAGGGCGCAGGTGGAGAGGGCCGTCGAGGCGAAACTGGCCAGCGTAAGCGCGCGAATTCAGGAAGCCGACTTCGGCTGGGAATCGCGGGCGTCCTCCTCGCTCGGGTCGCTCCTACCGCAGCGGTTCAGCTTCACGGAAGACGACATCATGTCGTCCGCGTCCGTCCGGACGCCTGCCCCCGCGGGGTTCGAGTCGCTCCTAGCGCAGCGCTACAGCTTCGCGGAAGACGACATCATGTCGTCCGCGTCCGTCCGGACGCCTGCCCCCGCGGGGCTCGCCCCGCCCCTGAGCGAGTTTGACCTGGTCTTCCCGCCGATCCCCTCCGCTGGGTCGCCGAGCGTCGCGCTAAGCGCGGGCTATTTCAGGGGCGCCCCCAAGTTCCCTCAGGCCCAGgtccagccctccccccccaggctggCCCCCGCCCGGCCGCGTGCCAGCTCCAGCCTGTCGGACAGGTGGCTGAGCCCGGGCTCGGGCGGCTCCGTGAGCTCCTCCGTCTCCGCGGCGGACAGCTTGCGCGTGTTCTTCAGGGACCTGCTGTCGCACGGGAGCCGCGAGCGGGATGCGGAGCGGCGGGTGGGCGGAGACAGCCCGAGCACCAGGGAGCGGCGCGGCCGGATGCCCGGCCTGGCCCGGGCCACGGTGGTGCTGGACCGCTACAAGGTGATGCAGGCCGAGCGGGAGCAGTCGCGGCCGCGCCCTCCCGCCGAAATCGCGGCGGAGGGCCGCGGCGCGCCCGCGTCGGCGGGGGAGCGCTCCGCCACGCCCCTCCTGGAGAGCGCGGGGCCCGCTGAGGAGAGCCGGAGCACGCCCGTGCCCGAGCGGCGGTGCGCGAGCCCGTCCCCTCCGCCCAAAACCGGCCCCGTCCCGGAGACCAGGAAGCTCGCCGCGAAGCCGGCAGCGGGCCAGAAGAGCGGCTTCTTCCGCCGGATGAGGCTCGGGGCCGCGAAGGTGGCGCCCGGGGCCGCGAAGGTGGCGCCCTGCACCGCGAAGGTGGCGCCCGGGGCCGCGAAGGTGGCGCCCTGCGCCGCGAAGGTGGGCCGCGCAGTGGCGCcctgcgcggcggcggcggagagcTCTGCTCGCGGTGAGTCCTCCCTACCTGGAATGCATTGTATTTATCGTCACGGTGACAGATCAAATATGTATATCTGTACCCATATCATCTCTTGTAATTggttaaagaaacaaaaaaacaaaaaaaaaaacacctatcGTCATGtaaaggaaggggggggtctCTCAAAAGAATTTTTCCATCCGTGTATACATTCAAAGATTTTCATCACCGtctgctcaaaaaaaaaaaactaaatgtccAATGAGCAGTTGCCAATGAAATTCtaaacagccaaatgagcagaagATGACAAAGCAACACAGCCAATTAGCAGACAGGTACATACATGAAGATAACCAATAATCAGAAGATTAAACAAAGATATCCAATGAGCAGATGGTAATAAAAACTAAACAGCCAATGAACAGATGGCAAACAAGACAGCCAACGAGCAGACAGATTGAATCAATgtcaaagaaaggaaaaagaagcagaggctcaaaaggaaaaaagatgaCAAAGATTTTGAATGAGCAGATGGTGATGAATACAAAATGGCCAATGagcagaatgcattttaaaacgtACTAATAGAAGACTTGCAACATATATTCCATTCCAAAGGCAAATGGTACAGAGGGACTGGTTTAAGGCAACAGAAATGGTATGCTCaagtcttttgttttcctgGTGTGACATCACTCACTGGTCATGTGTCCCCCCAGATGAGCCGTCATTGGGCGCTCCTACTGAGATCAAGGAAAAGACATTCTTTCCCTTTGCCAACCCCGAAGCGGCCTTGGACCAAACTTTCCAGCTGCTCAGCTCAGACAACTGGTAGGCACattaaagtatattttcatGATATTCAGACATTTCACAATAATAATGGCATATGCAAGTTAATCACACCTCCAAATATTGCagtatgtgtgttatgtgtgtttaatgttttcAGTAACAGAAGCGTGATTTACTTTATTTCTTTTGCAAGAGGATAAAAACACAACCACcgttacagaaatggaatacaA
This is a stretch of genomic DNA from Anguilla rostrata isolate EN2019 chromosome 4, ASM1855537v3, whole genome shotgun sequence. It encodes these proteins:
- the LOC135254003 gene encoding CMRF35-like molecule 1 isoform X1, giving the protein MAKLKTEDSEYYWCAVEIGNNLIVDESKYLYLSVTAGTPGLRVDQQEVTGVEGGCVSVQCHYNESSSMKKWCRAEGSCVEVNSNKSERAEIKDNRSENVFIVTMRELNREDTGWYWCAAGELQIPVHINVTQKTTTPTVTTPPCTSPPVGSAVTPATSTEPSSHKRTAATGYLSSSPPTATNDNNFSELTVVLMTSGALLLLLVAVAVVTWKLWKKHGESARANAGAREGGTSELTTVHPEEEVTYSTVFTNARSSSRRMNSPQSQPSENPAGEVMYCSVILQNPQ